A single genomic interval of Trinickia acidisoli harbors:
- a CDS encoding MFS transporter, which produces MAEFREENLSKSDIGNEHHTTVRPDPVRTGPLSEAKLLGRRTPPVAAATPHRPVAQPLDGYRSLAGLLFGYALLIAGNGLFQTLIPLRMLHTGASTFIVGLVQSCYYGGFVAGAVFNRRLIDRIGQHRTFVAFAAAVAILASAFNVFASPWAWAPIRLLTGFAFMGLYTSIESWLNGTSRNENRGQVFGLYAGINYLAVGTGQFLLRLGDGSDGRLFSLVAALFAAAVMPVSLFEGWPVRVADESLNRLPAHTWRDSLRSMAHASPLAIPGCILAGFLYSTFYSMTPVFLERTGFSTSDLSTFMGVALIGALVPQWPMGRLSDRIDRRSLVHVTALISMSISLTLAVFHVSAIVWVGMLAYVAVTFTQYSLIVSHVNDRTEPHLRVAVSATLLLLFSIGGLIGPAIASLLMTAIGPRGLFVFNACSSLMMALSAKRAQRAMR; this is translated from the coding sequence ATGGCAGAGTTTCGAGAGGAAAATCTTTCAAAGTCGGATATCGGTAACGAACATCACACCACGGTTCGCCCTGATCCTGTGCGCACTGGGCCACTGTCCGAAGCCAAGCTTCTCGGGAGGCGAACGCCGCCGGTCGCAGCCGCGACACCGCATCGGCCCGTCGCCCAACCACTCGACGGCTATCGATCGCTCGCGGGCCTGCTTTTCGGTTATGCGTTGCTCATCGCAGGCAATGGGTTGTTCCAGACCCTCATCCCATTGAGGATGCTGCATACCGGCGCTTCGACGTTCATCGTCGGGCTCGTGCAATCGTGTTATTACGGCGGTTTCGTGGCGGGCGCGGTATTCAACCGCCGTCTTATCGACCGAATCGGGCAGCACCGCACGTTCGTGGCCTTCGCGGCAGCGGTGGCGATTCTTGCATCGGCCTTCAACGTCTTCGCATCGCCCTGGGCGTGGGCCCCGATCCGGTTGTTGACCGGTTTCGCCTTCATGGGCTTGTACACGTCGATCGAAAGCTGGCTCAACGGCACGTCACGCAATGAGAATCGAGGTCAGGTTTTCGGCCTATACGCGGGGATCAACTATCTGGCGGTAGGCACGGGACAGTTTTTGCTGCGGCTCGGCGATGGTTCGGATGGCCGCTTGTTCTCGCTCGTCGCGGCTCTATTCGCCGCGGCGGTCATGCCTGTTTCGCTATTCGAAGGATGGCCCGTGCGGGTTGCGGACGAGAGTCTGAACCGCCTGCCTGCCCATACCTGGCGCGACAGTCTTCGTTCGATGGCGCATGCATCGCCGCTTGCGATACCCGGCTGCATCCTTGCCGGGTTTCTTTACAGCACGTTCTATTCGATGACGCCCGTGTTCCTCGAACGCACGGGATTCTCGACGTCGGATCTGTCGACGTTCATGGGCGTGGCGCTGATCGGCGCGCTGGTTCCGCAGTGGCCGATGGGGCGGCTATCGGACCGCATCGATCGGCGCAGTCTCGTCCACGTTACTGCGCTGATCTCCATGAGCATCAGCCTGACACTGGCCGTGTTTCACGTATCGGCGATCGTCTGGGTCGGCATGCTCGCCTATGTCGCGGTCACGTTCACGCAATACAGCCTGATCGTCTCGCACGTCAACGACCGCACGGAACCCCATCTGCGCGTAGCCGTTTCCGCTACGCTGCTTCTGCTGTTCTCGATCGGCGGCCTCATCGGGCCTGCTATCGCTTCGCTGCTGATGACCGCCATCGGCCCGAGAGGGTTGTTCGTATTCAATGCTTGCTCGAGCCTCATGATGGCGTTGAGCGCGAAGCGAGCGCAGCGTGCCATGCGATAG
- the dapA gene encoding 4-hydroxy-tetrahydrodipicolinate synthase, which translates to METSLKYTGILTAVPTPLDECLRFTAKPLVRHIERLVAAGTDGIVPLGGTGEYTALSPDERLRVVECALETAAGRTPVVPGIISPGLGDAIGQAQAFVRAGAKALMVVTPYYFRPTQDGIVDYYRRFADEVDADIILYEIPYRTGVSLHYETVARLAGMTRVVGIKACNPDLAQQMRAAELAASKISILSGEEDVLPLHVAMGAVGGIISSSNLIPRQWSRVLALASGGRLQEAIALHATLRPLIDAVFAEPNPAPIKAALTLQGLPFGDVLPPLRPASAALRQRLAEVIPTITARETV; encoded by the coding sequence ATGGAGACGAGTCTCAAGTACACGGGGATATTGACCGCCGTGCCGACGCCTTTGGACGAGTGCCTGCGTTTTACCGCCAAGCCGCTCGTGCGGCATATCGAGCGGCTCGTCGCCGCGGGCACTGACGGCATCGTCCCCTTGGGCGGGACCGGCGAGTATACGGCGCTGTCGCCCGATGAGCGGCTGCGCGTCGTCGAATGCGCGCTTGAAACCGCCGCCGGCAGGACGCCGGTCGTCCCGGGCATCATTTCGCCGGGACTCGGCGATGCGATCGGGCAGGCGCAGGCATTCGTGCGCGCCGGTGCCAAAGCGCTGATGGTGGTAACCCCGTATTACTTCAGACCAACTCAGGACGGTATCGTCGACTATTACCGTCGGTTTGCCGACGAGGTCGATGCCGACATCATCCTCTACGAAATTCCCTATCGAACCGGCGTCTCGCTTCATTACGAAACGGTTGCACGCTTGGCTGGGATGACGCGCGTCGTCGGCATCAAGGCTTGCAATCCGGATCTCGCTCAGCAGATGCGTGCCGCCGAATTGGCCGCGTCGAAGATCTCCATCCTGAGCGGCGAGGAAGATGTCTTGCCGCTGCACGTTGCCATGGGCGCCGTGGGCGGCATCATCTCCAGCTCGAATCTGATTCCAAGGCAATGGTCACGGGTGCTTGCGTTGGCCTCGGGCGGGCGGCTCCAAGAGGCGATCGCCTTGCATGCGACGCTTCGTCCGCTCATCGATGCGGTCTTCGCCGAACCGAATCCCGCACCGATCAAGGCGGCATTGACGCTGCAAGGGCTCCCATTCGGCGATGTCCTGCCGCCGCTGCGCCCCGCCTCGGCTGCGCTGAGGCAGCGGCTCGCCGAAGTGATCCCAACGATCACCGCGCGTGAAACCGTATAG
- a CDS encoding ABC transporter substrate-binding protein has translation MASDSKIVLPRRRFMQAAGTALLTGAIGAPMIITSRKAMAAGNLTVVSWGGNYHQAVEEALAKPFEKEFGVHVTLVDTPDLAKVKAQVMTNNVQWDVFDAVGPMAVTGAKNGYWEPLDPAMFDKNDLIAPMMKYAVPFYGYTGGICWDNSKYPAGKHPETFAEYFDVKRFPGQRTLRNRASETLEIALLADGVPPDKIYPLDVERAFKALDRIKPYIGKWVDQTPQTVTLVETGQVDFSYTYATRVKAAQEAGKPIDFSFKQDLIGLEYLVVLKNAPNKQSAMKFVQFALRPDRQAALMDLFGNTPASRKALPMVKPEVRKWLSDPFNKMNLVSNDAWWGDHYDELTLRFKEWVMT, from the coding sequence ATGGCTTCAGACAGCAAAATCGTTCTGCCGCGCCGCAGGTTCATGCAAGCCGCGGGCACGGCCCTGCTGACGGGCGCGATCGGGGCGCCGATGATCATCACCTCGCGCAAAGCGATGGCGGCCGGCAATCTGACCGTGGTCAGTTGGGGCGGAAACTATCATCAAGCGGTCGAGGAGGCACTGGCGAAACCCTTCGAGAAAGAGTTCGGCGTGCATGTGACGTTGGTCGACACGCCCGATCTCGCGAAGGTCAAGGCGCAGGTCATGACGAACAACGTTCAATGGGATGTTTTCGATGCCGTTGGCCCTATGGCCGTGACCGGTGCGAAGAACGGCTACTGGGAGCCGCTCGATCCCGCTATGTTCGACAAGAACGACCTGATTGCGCCGATGATGAAATACGCGGTGCCTTTCTATGGCTATACCGGCGGCATCTGTTGGGACAACAGCAAGTATCCCGCCGGCAAGCATCCCGAGACGTTTGCCGAATACTTCGACGTCAAGCGGTTTCCGGGTCAAAGGACGCTGCGCAATCGGGCGAGCGAAACACTCGAAATTGCGCTACTGGCCGACGGCGTGCCACCGGACAAGATCTATCCGCTCGACGTCGAGCGCGCATTCAAAGCACTCGACCGGATCAAGCCGTATATCGGCAAGTGGGTCGACCAGACGCCGCAGACGGTGACGCTCGTCGAAACGGGACAGGTCGACTTCAGCTATACCTATGCAACACGCGTGAAGGCCGCGCAGGAAGCGGGCAAGCCGATCGACTTCTCGTTCAAGCAGGACTTGATCGGTCTCGAGTACTTGGTTGTGCTGAAGAATGCGCCGAACAAGCAAAGCGCCATGAAGTTCGTGCAATTCGCGCTGCGCCCCGACCGGCAGGCTGCTTTGATGGATCTATTCGGTAACACGCCCGCCAGCAGGAAGGCGTTGCCGATGGTGAAGCCCGAGGTGCGCAAATGGCTGTCCGATCCGTTCAACAAGATGAATCTCGTCAGCAACGATGCATGGTGGGGCGATCATTACGATGAGTTGACCCTACGGTTCAAGGAATGGGTGATGACTTGA
- a CDS encoding ABC transporter permease, which produces MKSRSDGILYVGPATVFLALVVFVPLAYVVYTSVAMPDGFSLSAYRRLFTSELFLRTLWSTIEISVSASVASLLLGYPIAMQLAKQTPRKRSMYMVLVLVPFWTSILVKSYAFTVLLGRDGLVNKLLSTVLHTQVHLPMLFNRFGVMVGMTNYLIPFIVFPVLASLLSIDRSLYRASEIMGAKPPRMFFKITLPLSMPGVAAATVSTTVMSMGFFVIPALLGGRTDAMMSNLVDFYTRETMDWNMASAIGVILLGMVTLVAAGADCFQKRDQKVKVMA; this is translated from the coding sequence ATGAAAAGTCGAAGCGACGGGATCCTATATGTGGGGCCTGCGACGGTGTTTCTCGCGCTCGTGGTATTCGTGCCGCTCGCATACGTTGTCTACACGAGCGTCGCGATGCCGGACGGTTTCTCTTTGTCGGCGTATCGGCGACTCTTCACCAGCGAGCTGTTTCTGCGCACGTTGTGGTCGACGATCGAAATCAGCGTATCGGCGTCGGTGGCGAGCCTGCTGCTCGGATACCCCATTGCGATGCAACTCGCGAAGCAAACGCCGAGAAAGCGGTCGATGTACATGGTCCTCGTGCTCGTGCCGTTTTGGACGAGCATTCTCGTCAAAAGCTATGCCTTTACCGTGTTGCTCGGCCGTGACGGGCTCGTCAATAAGTTGTTGTCGACAGTCCTCCATACGCAGGTGCATTTGCCGATGTTGTTCAATCGCTTCGGCGTCATGGTCGGAATGACCAACTACCTCATTCCGTTCATCGTGTTTCCGGTGCTCGCGAGCTTGTTGTCGATCGACCGATCCTTGTATCGCGCATCGGAAATCATGGGCGCGAAGCCGCCCCGCATGTTCTTCAAGATCACGTTGCCGCTCAGCATGCCGGGCGTCGCGGCGGCCACCGTGAGCACTACGGTGATGTCGATGGGGTTCTTCGTCATTCCCGCACTGCTGGGCGGCAGAACGGACGCGATGATGTCCAATTTGGTCGACTTCTACACGCGCGAAACGATGGACTGGAATATGGCTTCCGCCATCGGCGTCATTCTGTTGGGGATGGTCACGCTCGTCGCAGCCGGGGCCGACTGCTTCCAGAAGCGGGATCAGAAAGTAAAGGTGATGGCATGA
- a CDS encoding ABC transporter permease yields the protein MTAAAGVNVPVARGRVVIDRLEQRYGHLRNVVAFAVYVFILVPTLIVIPISFGGSGELSFPPKVWTFELYQRLFMSSSWVGPILQSLKVASITMVGAAIIGVPASYGLVRFEFPGKRLVMLLLMSPILVPVIVMSLGLYLYLSRLHLVGTTAGLVVSHIAYVTPFMMMTVMAGVKKLDPALEFATAIMGANRRTVFLKVVLPQLRPSIFAGALFAFLVSFDEVVIAWFITSPATTTLPVKMYSSIQWDISPVIAAVSALLTLLSLVFCCVSVFLQPAAESASH from the coding sequence ATGACAGCAGCCGCCGGAGTCAATGTTCCCGTCGCGCGCGGACGAGTGGTCATCGATCGGCTCGAGCAGCGTTATGGGCATCTGCGTAATGTCGTCGCGTTCGCCGTCTATGTCTTCATCCTGGTGCCGACGCTCATCGTCATTCCTATTTCTTTCGGCGGAAGCGGTGAGTTGTCGTTTCCTCCCAAGGTCTGGACGTTCGAGCTCTACCAGCGGCTCTTCATGTCGAGTAGTTGGGTCGGCCCGATCCTTCAGAGTCTGAAGGTGGCCAGTATCACGATGGTGGGAGCGGCCATTATCGGGGTGCCCGCTTCGTACGGTCTCGTACGGTTCGAGTTTCCGGGCAAGCGGCTCGTGATGCTGCTCTTGATGAGCCCGATCTTGGTGCCGGTGATCGTGATGTCGCTGGGGCTTTATCTCTACTTGTCGAGGCTACATCTCGTCGGTACCACGGCCGGGCTCGTGGTCAGCCATATCGCTTACGTGACGCCCTTCATGATGATGACGGTCATGGCCGGCGTGAAAAAGCTCGATCCCGCACTCGAATTCGCGACCGCCATCATGGGCGCGAATCGCAGGACTGTTTTTCTGAAGGTTGTATTGCCGCAATTGCGGCCGTCGATTTTCGCCGGTGCGCTGTTTGCGTTCCTCGTGTCGTTCGATGAAGTCGTGATTGCCTGGTTCATTACGAGCCCGGCCACGACGACATTGCCGGTAAAGATGTACAGCAGCATTCAGTGGGATATCTCGCCGGTCATTGCAGCGGTTTCGGCGCTCTTGACCTTGCTTTCCCTGGTTTTCTGCTGCGTATCGGTGTTCCTGCAGCCGGCCGCCGAGAGCGCGTCGCATTGA